The bacterium genome contains the following window.
CAACAGGAAAATTATATCTTTCTTCCTTAATAGAAATAGGGCTTGTTCTATTTGTTGTTGTAACAATAATAAATATTATGGGAAATTATATTGTAAGAAGGGCAAAATGTTAATTAGAATAATTAAGAATTGGCTTTTTTTGGGGACGATAATTTTACTTTCCTTTTTTTCTATTCTTCCCTTGTTTCTTATTCTATTCTTCATATTCAAAAATGGAACATCCTCTCTAAATCTTCTTTTAAGCTCCCAGATTTTAAATGCTATTGTTGGAACATTTATTTTAATTATTCTTTCCTCCCTATTTTCTATTCCTTTAGGCATTTTAGCTGGCATATATCTTTCTGAATCTAAAGGAAAGATTGCAGGATTTGTAAGAACATCCGTTGAGGTTTTGCAGGGAATTCCATCTATTGTTATTGGTATTATTGCCTATTTTTTAATTGTTGTCCCAATTGGAGGATTTTCTGCCATATCTGGTGGTTTTGCTTTGGGGATTATTATGCTTCCCTTAATTGTAAAATCCGTAGAGGAAACTTTAAAGCTTATTCCAGATACATTAAAGGAGGCATCATTGGCACTTGGCGTTCCATATTATAAGACAATCCTAAAGGTTATCCTGCCTGCTGGATTATCTGGAATTTTAACAGGCATCCT
Protein-coding sequences here:
- the pstA gene encoding phosphate ABC transporter permease PstA — translated: MLIRIIKNWLFLGTIILLSFFSILPLFLILFFIFKNGTSSLNLLLSSQILNAIVGTFILIILSSLFSIPLGILAGIYLSESKGKIAGFVRTSVEVLQGIPSIVIGIIAYFLIVVPIGGFSAISGGFALGIIMLPLIVKSVEETLKLIPDTLKEASLALGVPYYKTILKVILPAGLSGILTGILLSIARVSGETAPLLLTAFGSSFMSFSLLKPINSLPLLIFNYATSPYSDWISQAWGASLILVSLVLILNIIAKLVVKRWKIQF